One window from the genome of Caloranaerobacter sp. TR13 encodes:
- a CDS encoding cyclic-di-AMP receptor produces the protein MKLIIAIVQDEDAPNLIDVLMKNNYGVTKLASTGGFLKSGNTTLLIGVEKEKVDEVIRIIEELCQSRKQVTTSPSLTTLSPGVYVPYPVEVQVGGATIFVVDVDRFEKV, from the coding sequence ATGAAACTTATTATAGCAATAGTTCAGGATGAAGATGCTCCTAATTTAATAGATGTTCTTATGAAAAATAACTATGGTGTTACTAAACTAGCATCTACAGGTGGCTTTTTAAAATCTGGTAATACTACATTGTTGATAGGTGTTGAAAAAGAAAAGGTTGATGAAGTTATTAGAATCATAGAGGAGCTTTGTCAGTCAAGAAAGCAAGTTACAACATCTCCTTCACTTACAACACTATCTCCAGGAGTTTACGTGCCATATCCTGTTGAGGTTCAAGTGGGTGGTGCAACAATATTTGTAGTTGA
- the tmk gene encoding dTMP kinase — MKGIFITVEGPDGSGKSTQIRLLEEYLKDKGYNVVVTREPGGTRISEDIRKIILDTSNTDMSPYTEALLYAASRAQHVYETILPALKEGKIVICDRFVDSSLVYQGFARGLGIEKIKEINDFATEGLKPDVTLFFDIDIDTALKRIGNRTTKDRLDKENIEFHRKVYEGYMKIKEIYSHRIEVINAAYDIENTFKQVKSVIDRLLELNEKEVLK, encoded by the coding sequence ATGAAGGGAATATTTATTACAGTAGAAGGTCCAGATGGATCAGGCAAGAGTACACAAATAAGGCTACTAGAAGAATATTTAAAAGACAAAGGTTATAATGTAGTAGTAACTAGGGAGCCTGGAGGAACTAGAATTAGCGAAGATATTAGAAAAATTATTTTAGATACATCTAATACAGATATGTCACCGTATACAGAAGCTTTACTCTATGCAGCATCTAGGGCACAACATGTATATGAAACTATTCTACCAGCTTTAAAAGAAGGAAAAATAGTCATATGTGATAGATTTGTAGATTCTAGTTTAGTTTATCAAGGTTTTGCTAGAGGATTAGGGATTGAAAAAATTAAAGAAATAAATGATTTTGCAACAGAAGGGCTTAAGCCCGATGTTACTTTATTTTTTGATATAGATATAGATACTGCTTTAAAGAGAATAGGAAATAGAACTACAAAAGATAGACTTGATAAGGAGAATATAGAATTCCATAGAAAAGTATATGAAGGATATATGAAAATCAAAGAAATATATTCACATCGGATAGAAGTAATTAATGCAGCTTACGATATTGAAAACACATTTAAACAGGTAAAAAGTGTAATCGATAGATTGTTAGAATTAAACGAAAAGGAGGTGCTAAAATGA